A genome region from Tolypothrix sp. PCC 7712 includes the following:
- a CDS encoding RNA-binding S4 domain-containing protein: MIKLDQFLKLIGIASTGGQAKLIILDGDVKVNGIVETRRGRKLFSGDQVTVEGQIFQVGDVINE, encoded by the coding sequence ATGATTAAACTTGATCAATTTTTAAAGTTAATAGGTATAGCCTCAACTGGAGGACAAGCAAAACTGATAATCCTTGATGGTGATGTAAAAGTTAATGGCATAGTTGAAACCCGGCGAGGAAGAAAATTATTCTCAGGCGATCAAGTAACAGTAGAAGGGCAAATTTTTCAGGTTGGAGATGTAATTAATGAGTAG
- a CDS encoding alpha/beta hydrolase — protein sequence MYRELGIGNWVLGIGHLVFVINYFLSPYSSITNYQLPITNYQLPITNYQLPITNYQLPITNYQLPNS from the coding sequence GGAATTGGGTATTGGGCATTGGGCATTTGGTATTCGTCATTAATTACTTTTTATCTCCCTACTCCTCAATTACCAATTACCAATTACCAATTACCAATTACCAATTACCAATTACCAATTACCAATTACCAATTACCAATTACCAATTACCAATTACCAATTACCAATTACCCAATTCATAA